A region from the Rhodamnia argentea isolate NSW1041297 chromosome 7, ASM2092103v1, whole genome shotgun sequence genome encodes:
- the LOC115740984 gene encoding hypersensitive-induced response protein 4, giving the protein MGNTWFGLCACVDQASIGVVERWGRFEKVAPPGLHFFNPFGGEVLAGVLSTRIQSLEVRIETKTKDNVFVQLICSIQYRVVKMNADDAFYELQNPREQIQAYVFDVVRAIVPRMTLDELFEQKGEVAKAVLEELEKVMGAYGYSIEHILMVDIIPDSSVRRAMNEINAAQRLQLASVYKGEAEKVLLVKRAEAEAEAKYLGGVGVAKQRQAITDGLRENILNFSHKVEGTSSKEVMDLIMITQYFDTIKDLGNSSNNTTVFIPHGPGHVRDIGDQIRSGLMEAASAKIDGATN; this is encoded by the exons atggggaATACATGGTTTGGATTGTGCGCCTGCGTGGACCAAGCGAGCATCGGCGTGGTGGAGAGATGGGGGCGCTTCGAGAAGGTGGCACCACCCGGCCTTCATTTCTTCAATCCTTTCGGCGGCGAGGTGCTCGCCGGCGTCCTCTCCACCCGGATCCAATCTCTCGAAGTCCGTATCGAGACCAAAACGAAG GATAATGTCTTTGTGCAACTCATATGCTCAATCCAATACAGAGTGGTCAAAATGAATGCTGATGATGCATTTTATGAACTGCAAAATCCTCGGGAGCAAATTCAGGCTTATGTCTTTGATG TGGTTCGAGCTATTGTTCCAAGGATGACCTTAGATGAGCTGTTTGAACAAAAGGGCGAGGTTGCAAAAGCTGTCTTGGAGGAACTCGAGAAG GTGATGGGAGCATATGGTTACAGCATTGAGCACATTCTCATGGTTGATATCATACCTGACTCCTCTGTGCGCAGAGCAATGAATGAGATTAATGCAG CTCAGAGGCTTCAGCTTGCTAGTGTATACAAGGGGGAAGCTGAAAAGGTGCTACTGGTGAAGAGAGCAGAAGCTGAGGCTGAAGCCAAGTATCTGGGTGGAGTTGGTGTAGCCAAGCAGAGGCAGGCTATTACTGATGGCTTGAGAGAAAACATCTTAAATTTCTCTCACAAAGTCGAAGGCACCTCTTCCAAAGAGGTGATGGATCTTATCATGATCACTCAGTACTTTGACACAATTAAAGATCTTGGCAACTCTTCCAACAACACCACAGTTTTTATCCCCCACGGCCCCGGCCATGTTAGGGACATTGGCGACCAGATACGTAGTGGCCTGATGGAAGCAGCTAGTGCCAAGATCGATGGCGCCACAAACTAG
- the LOC115740955 gene encoding protein YLS7, translating into MTISSPKGSSAITPFPRSLSVITIAIGGLATFLMVASLLLVSHPIGSKVRGYFYGIDSSSKVDFAVFPYNDSRVARSVDKSEDVVSEVPSSKPFSEVHTSSNDSSTSVANKELEYQVNPVPPISSGLPSGEEDDSSSKNDKLIENTEIANPVLSDAPDVSAYSASGTTPASTSAKTSVEIGCDLYHGSWFYDSLGPSYTNNTCPVLTQMQNCQGNGRPDKEYENWRWKPSQCDLPRFDAKKFLELMRGKTLAFIGDSVARNQMESMLCILWQVEVPKNRGNRRMQRWFFRSTSVMIVRMWSSWLVHQSSEAIDFAPEGVVKLHLDVPDQVIMEFLPKFDVVVLSSGHWFAKQSVYVLDKKIVGGQLWWPDKSRHMKVNNIEAFGISVETIISAIVTHPNYTGVTILRSYSPDHYEGGAWNTGGSCTGKVQPLAAGELVENGFTNIMHEKQVTGFYRAMKKATNKSKMRLMDITEAFGYRHDGHPGPYRSPDPNKITKRGPDGRPPPQDCLHWCMPGPVDAWNELVLEIIRRELDGD; encoded by the exons ATGACGATATCCTCGCCCAAGGGTTCATCCGCAATTACTCCATTCCCAAGGTCGCTTTCGGTAATTACGATCGCCATCGGAGGACTTGCCACGTTCTTGATGGTCGCCTCTCTGCTTCTTGTTTCTCATCCCATCGGCTCCAAGGTTCGCGGGTATTTTTATGGCATCGACAGCTCGAGCAAGGTAGATTTTGCGGTTTTCCCTTATAATGACAGTAGAGTTGCCCGCTCCGTTGATAAAAGCGAGGATGTAGTTAGTGAGGTTCCTTCGTCGAAGCCTTTTTCTGAAGTACACACGAGTTCAAATGATTCTTCAACCTCGGTGGCAAATAAGGAATTGGAATATCAAGTGAACCCCGTCCCACCCATCTCGTCTGGATTACCTTCGGGAGAGGAGGACGATTCCAGTTCTAAAAATGATAAGCTCATAGAGAACACTGAAATTGCTAACCCGGTCTTGTCAGATGCGCCTGATGTTTCTGCTTATTCAGCCTCAGGAACTACACCGGCATCAACATCTGCTAAAACTTCAGTTGAGATTG GTTGTGATCTGTACCATGGGAGTTGGTTTTATGATTCACTCGGACCATCATACACAAACAATACCTGCCCAGTTTTGACACAGATGCAGAACTGCCAGGGGAACGGAAGGCCTGATAAGGAATACGAGAATTGGCGGTGGAAACCTTCTCAGTGTGATCTCCCACGATTTGATGCCAAAAAGTTTTTGGAGTTGATGAGAGGAAAGACGCTAGCTTTCATTGGCGATTCTGTCGCACGTAACCAGATGGAATCCATGTTATGCATCCTTTGGCAG GTTGAAGTACCCAAAAACCGGGGAAACCGAAGAATGCAAAGATGGTTTTTTAGGTCAACATCTGTCATGATTGTTCGCATGTGGTCCTCATGGCTTGTGCATCAAAGCTCCGAAGCAATTGATTTTGCTCCAGAGGGCGTGGTAAAGCTTCACCTCGATGTCCCCGACCAAGTTATAATGGAATTTCTTCCCAAGTTTGATGTGGTCGTTCTTTCCTCTGGCCACTGGTTTGCCAAGCAATCAGTCTATGtcttggacaaaaaaattgTTGGTGGACAATTATGGTGGCCAGACAAATCTCGACATATGAAGGTCAATAATATTGAAGCGTTTGGAATATCTGTCGAAACGATCATCTCTGCTATTGTCACGCATCCAAATTACACTGGGGTAACCATTCTCCGTTCCTATTCACCTGATCATTATGAGGGTGGAGCTTGGAATACGGGGGGGTCTTGCACTGGGAAGGTGCAGCCCTTAGCAGCTGGGGAGTTAGTGGAAAATGGTTTTACGAATATAATGCATGAGAAACAAGTGACAGGCTTTTATCGTGCGATGAAGAAGGCGACCAACAAGTCAAAGATGAGGTTGATGGATATCACTGAGGCTTTTGGATATCGTCATGACGGGCATCCTGGCCCGTACAGAAGCCCTGACCCAAACAAGATCACAAAACGTGGTCCGGATGGAAGGCCTCCACCACAGGATTGCTTACACTGGTGCATGCCTGGCCCAGTTGATGCCTGGAATGAACTTGTACTTGAGATTATTAGGAGAGAGCTTGATGGCGACTGA
- the LOC115740950 gene encoding 65-kDa microtubule-associated protein 3, with protein sequence MSCLQSDPLLQVETTCGTLLCELQIIWDEVGESDADRDQMLLELEKECLQVYMRKVDQANRCRAQLRQRIADSEAELAAICSAMGERPVHIRQSDQNAGSLKEELKIILPQLEEMRKRKCERRQQFIEVLEQIQIIINELHRSKEHTSSKVVVDESDLSLRKLEELHGQLHALEQEKSNRLKQIQDYMCTLNSLCMVLGLDFEHTVSEVHLSNAGGSKDISNGIIEQLASMIKNLREIKLQRMQRLQDLATNLLELWNLMDTPLEEQLMFQNVTCNVAASEHEITEPDALSVASINDVEAEVARLEELKLSKMKELVLRKRSELEDIYRKTHLIPEEDSTMSYIIEAAESGATNAASVLEQIEVHIAKVKEEAFSRKELLERVEKWLAAREEESWLEEYNGDENRYNAGRGSHLTLKRAEKARSLVNKLPAMVEALASKTVSWEKERGIEFTYDGIRLLSMLEEYTLLRQEKEQERRRLRDQKKLQGQLIAEQEALYGSKPSPSKVQTLKKAPRISTGGASNKRLSLGGAVLQTPKADPLHSLKAMPHSRPIKKSDRIKKNDRFNNQQDDGFAAFSAGRRGLDVAGPPAKNSFGAATAYELESPMRRKPFSPITSSVLTKAHRTNSLDNASHGETLQKAFPSNNTFSTPLKQTLLTTDDENMTPRTMPIHVPSTPSTVSVPMHTAMTPDLLSLPSGAGTMNVKEIPEEIEYSFEERRAGFVLHRSNIKSVTHVRRYEGNIS encoded by the exons ATGTCATGCCTTCAAAGTGATCCTCTTCTGCAAGTGGAAACGACATGTGGAACACTTCTATGTGAACTCCAG ATAATCTGGGATGAAGTTGGGGAGTCCGATGCAGATAGGGATCAAATGCTTCTTGAACTTGAAAAGGAATGTCTACAAGTATATATGAGAAAGGTAGATCAAGCAAATCGCTGTAGAGCTCAGCTAAGGCAGAGGATAGCTGATTCTGAAGCAGAACTTGCAGCAATCTGCTCTGCCATGGGGGAGCGGCCAGTACACATAAGGCAG TCTGATCAAAATGCAGGAAGCTTGAAAGAAGAGCTCAAGATAATTCTTCCTCAGTTGGAGGAGATGCGGAAGAGAAAATGTGAGAGAAGACAACAGTTTATTGAAGTTCTAGAGCAAATACAGATTATTATAAATGAATTACATAGGTCGAAAGAACATACTTCTTCTAAAGTAGTTGTGGATGAAAGTGATTTATCCTTGAGGAAGCTGGAAGAACTCCATGGACAGTTGCATGCACTTGAACAAGAGAAG AGCAATCGCCTGAAGCAGATTCAGGATTATATGTGTACACTGAACTCGCTCTGCATGGTACTTGGACTTGACTTTGAGCACACAGTTTCTGAGGTTCATTTAAGTAATGCTGGAGGATCGAAAGATATAAGCAACGGGATAATTGAGCAGTTGGCTTCTATGATTAAAAATCTGCGAGAGATTAAACTGCAGAGAATGCAGCGG CTTCAAGACCTTGCAACGAACTTGCTGGAACTATGGAATTTGATGGATACACCTCTCGAGGAGCAACTAATGTTCCAAAACGTTACTTGCAATGTAGCTGCGTCTGAACATGAAATAACTGAGCCCGATGCCCTCTCAGTGGCTTCTATAAATGAT GTTGAAGCAGAAGTAGCTCGGTTGGAAGAATTGAAGTTGAGCAAAATGAAAGAGCTTGTTTTAAGGAAGAGGTCAGAGCTAGAGGATATTTATAGGAAGACACATTTGATCCCTGAAGAAGACAGTACCATGAGCTATATCATTGAAGCTGCGGAGTCTG GAGCCACGAATGCCGCTAGTGTACttgaacaaattgaagttcataTTGCGAAAGTCAAAGAGGAAGCTTTTAGCCGAAAAGAATTGCTTGAAAGGGTTGAGAAATGGTTGGCTGCACGTGAGGAGGAGAGCTGGCTTGAGGAGTACAACGGG GATGAAAATAGATATAATGCTGGAAGAGGGTCCCATCTTACCCTTAAGCGTGCTGAGAAAGCTCGATCACTGGTTAACAAACTACCAG CGATGGTTGAGGCCTTAGCTTCGAAAACTGTGTCATGGGAGAAGGAAAGAGGGATTGAGTTCACTTATGATGGC ATCCGACTACTCTCTATGCTTGAAGAGTATACTCTTCTACGGCAGGAGAAAGAACAAGAACGCCGTAGGCTGCGG GACCAAAAAAAGCTTCAGGGACAGCTGATAGCAGAACAAGAAGCGTTATATGGGTCAAAACCTAGCCCCTCGAAAGTTCAAACTTTGAAAAAGGCTCCTAGAATATCAACTGGTGGAGCGAGCAACAAAAGACTTTCTCTCGGGGGAGCAGTGCTTCAAACTCCCAAAGCTGATCCACTCCACTCCTTAAAAGCTATGCCTCATTCACGTCCTATAAAGAAGAGTGATAGGATTAAGAAAAATGACAGATTCAATAATCAACAAGATGATGGCTTTGCAGCTTTTTCAGCTG GTAGGAGAGGGTTGGATGTGGCTGGCCCTCCTGCAAAGAACTCATTTGGTGCTGCAACTGCTTATGAGCTAGAGTCGCCCATGAGACGGAAACCCTTCTCACCCATCACCTCTTCAGTGTTAACAAAGGCCCACAGGACTAACTCGTTGGACAATGCATCACATGGAGAGACGCTACAGAAAGCATTTCCAAGTAACAACACGTTTTCTACTCCCTTGAAGCAGACTCTTCTGACAACAGATGACGAAAATATGACTCCCAGGACGATGCCAATCCATGTTCCCTCCACACCCTCCACAGTGTCAGTTCCTATGCACACTGCCATGACACCGGATCTTCTGTCCTTGCCTTCTGGTGCGGGTACCATGAACGTCAAAGAAATTCCTGAGGAGATAGAGTACTCTTTCGAAGAACGAAGAGCTGGATTCGTGCTTCATAGATCGAATATCAAGTCAGTCACTCATGTCCGACGGTATGAGGGGAACATTAGCTAA
- the LOC115740961 gene encoding AT-hook motif nuclear-localized protein 6-like, giving the protein MEEREETSSEFEGEEGAESFRIEPRTGNANQIDGPAMLVNLPAATAPPTSIAVPGMKVSKKRGRPRKHGHDGVALSPMPISASIPLNDGVPAWERGKGTSVDAILKKHKVEYESPAKRVAYFVDANFTPHVLVVSPGEDVMMKVMSFSRQGSRAICILSANGTISNVSLCQPTSCGGTLTYEGCFEILSLSGSFAPIMNGGTISRSGGMSVSLSGPDGRVIGGGLAGLLVAAGPVQVIVGSFLPGHQMEQKPKRQKLEPVSNGVVTVSHATCDEEPLGAYGGVKTIVTSWSSFDEENINPVNNLMSFAV; this is encoded by the exons atggaggagagagaggaaacaaGTTCCGAATTTGAGGGAGAGGAAGGTGCAGAGAGCTTCAGAATTGAACCAAGAACTGGAAATGCTAACCAAATTGATGGGCCGGCAATGTTGGTCAATCTACCGGCTGCGACTGCGCCACCGACGAGCATAGCAGTGCCTGGCATGAAAGTCTCGAAAAAGAGAGGGAGGCCGCGGAAGCATGGTCACGATGGAGTGGCATTGTCGCCAATGCCGATTTCGGCTTCGATTCCCTTGAATGATGGAGTTCCGGCATGGGAAAGAGGCAAAGGGACATCAGTGGACGCGATACTGAAGAAGCATAAGGTTGAGTATGAAAGTCCAG caAAGAGGGTTGCATACTTTGTTGATGCCAATTTCACGCCTCATGTGCTTGTTGTCAGCCCCGGTGAG GATGTCATGATGAAGGTTATGTCATTCTCTCGACAAGGATCTCGAGCTATTTGTATTCTCTCTGCAAACGGTACAATTTCCAATGTGTCACTTTGTCAGCCTACTTCTTGTGGGGGTACTTTAACATACGAG gGTTGCTTCGAAATTCTTTCCCTGTCTGGATCATTTGCGCCTATCATGAATGGGGGAACAATCAGCAGATCTGGCGGGATGAGCGTCTCTTTGTCAGGCCCGGATGGTCGTGTTATTGGGGGAGGGCTAGCTGGTCTATTGGTGGCTGCTGGCCCTGTGCAG GTGATAGTGGGAAGTTTCTTACCAGGTCATCAGATGGAACAGAAGCCAAAGAGGCAAAAACTTGAGCCCGTGTCGAATGGAGTTGTTACTGTTTCCCACGCCACCTGTGATGAAGAGCCATTGGGTGCTTATGGTGGAGTTAAGACAATTGTTACATCATGGTCTTCCTTCGATGAAGAGAATATTAATCCTGTCAATAACTTGATGAGTTTTGCTGTTTGA
- the LOC115745203 gene encoding chloride conductance regulatory protein ICln isoform X2 translates to MVLGLRQFSHRTGDAAGEPVLDANNGEELIHVQPGVAIALGSRAPEAPGTLYISTHQVIWLSDVERNKGYAVDFLSISLHAVSRDPEAYPSPCIYAQIETVAEEEGSDGSDSEYDETLDLSKVKEMRLVPSDPTQLDTLFEVFCECAELNPEPSEEGEGGGHDWVFSADSMEREAGEGEEPDWHSNPTTSIGYSNGEHELAQNVLELQIHDQRFEDAEEMEHQESNSGHH, encoded by the exons ATGGTTCTAGGGCTCAGACAATTTTCGCACCGTACCGGCGACGCCGCCGGAGAACCGGTTCTCGACGCCAATAATGGCGAGGAGCTCATACACGTTCAGCCCGGCGTCGCCATTGCTCTCGGCAGTCGCGCTCCTGAAGCTCCCGGCACTCTCTACATCTCCACTCA TCAAGTTATATGGTTGAGTGATGTGGAGCGGAACAAGGGCTACGCTGTGGATTTCTTGTCCATCTCGCTTCACGCGGTTTCAAGAGACCCTGAAGCTTACCCTTCTCCTTGCATTTATGCTCAG ATTGAGACTGTAGCAGAAGAAGAGGGGTCTGACGGCTCAGATTCAGAATACGATGAAACTTTAGACTTATCAAAGGTTAAAGAGATGAGGCTTGTTCCTTCAGACCCGACCCAAT TGGACACTTTGTTTGAGGTATTCTGTGAGTGTGCTGAGCTGAATCCTGAGCCCTCAGAAG AAGGGGAAGGAGGAGGGCATGATTGGGTTTTCAGTGCTGACTCGATGGAGCGTGAGGCTGGAG AAGGAGAAGAACCTGATTGGCATTCCAACCCAACAACCTCAATTGGATATTCTAATGGCGAGCATGAGCTTGCTCAAAATGTGCTTGAG CTTCAGATTCACGATCAACGTTTTGAGGATGCCGAGGAGATGGAACATCAAGAGAGCAATAGCGGACATCACTGA
- the LOC115745203 gene encoding chloride conductance regulatory protein ICln isoform X1 — translation MVLGLRQFSHRTGDAAGEPVLDANNGEELIHVQPGVAIALGSRAPEAPGTLYISTHQVIWLSDVERNKGYAVDFLSISLHAVSRDPEAYPSPCIYAQIETVAEEEGSDGSDSEYDETLDLSKVKEMRLVPSDPTQLDTLFEVFCECAELNPEPSEEEGEGGGHDWVFSADSMEREAGEGEEPDWHSNPTTSIGYSNGEHELAQNVLELQIHDQRFEDAEEMEHQESNSGHH, via the exons ATGGTTCTAGGGCTCAGACAATTTTCGCACCGTACCGGCGACGCCGCCGGAGAACCGGTTCTCGACGCCAATAATGGCGAGGAGCTCATACACGTTCAGCCCGGCGTCGCCATTGCTCTCGGCAGTCGCGCTCCTGAAGCTCCCGGCACTCTCTACATCTCCACTCA TCAAGTTATATGGTTGAGTGATGTGGAGCGGAACAAGGGCTACGCTGTGGATTTCTTGTCCATCTCGCTTCACGCGGTTTCAAGAGACCCTGAAGCTTACCCTTCTCCTTGCATTTATGCTCAG ATTGAGACTGTAGCAGAAGAAGAGGGGTCTGACGGCTCAGATTCAGAATACGATGAAACTTTAGACTTATCAAAGGTTAAAGAGATGAGGCTTGTTCCTTCAGACCCGACCCAAT TGGACACTTTGTTTGAGGTATTCTGTGAGTGTGCTGAGCTGAATCCTGAGCCCTCAGAAG AAGAAGGGGAAGGAGGAGGGCATGATTGGGTTTTCAGTGCTGACTCGATGGAGCGTGAGGCTGGAG AAGGAGAAGAACCTGATTGGCATTCCAACCCAACAACCTCAATTGGATATTCTAATGGCGAGCATGAGCTTGCTCAAAATGTGCTTGAG CTTCAGATTCACGATCAACGTTTTGAGGATGCCGAGGAGATGGAACATCAAGAGAGCAATAGCGGACATCACTGA